Proteins from a single region of Apium graveolens cultivar Ventura chromosome 7, ASM990537v1, whole genome shotgun sequence:
- the LOC141674041 gene encoding uncharacterized protein LOC141674041, which produces MEKLVYALILASRKLRPYFQAHRIEGRTTYPLRQVLHKPESSGRMLKWVMELGQFDLEYMPRTIIKGQALTDFLLEFDSTVDDKALVALYPPHIEESLEEFPHPWWILHVDGAVNNGGASAGIVLVSPEGHHLMNAIHFKFYATNNDAEYEALINGLKIALEMGVRNLITKSDSELVVNQVNGGFQARGPRMELYLRCTQCLIGKFKEVRMECVPREKNKNADALAKMGSHQEAVLLGSIPFEIQEIPSIPEVEAMQIEEALKETWMMPILGYIHKGALPEDRFKARWLRYKDVRYVAYDEVLYKRGFNQPLLRCIDEEEEEGNYILREVHEGIFGNHSGVTCWQ; this is translated from the coding sequence ATGGAGAAGCTGGTTTATGCCTTGATCCTTGCATCGAGGAAGCTACGCCCCTACTTCCAGGCTCATAGAATTGAAGGTCGTACAACATACCCTCTGCGGCAGGTCCTTCATAAACCAGAATCATCGGGAAGAATGCTGAAATGGGTCatggagttgggacagtttgactTGGAATACATGCCTCGTACAATAATTAAAGGACAGGCCTTAACCGACttcttgttggaatttgattctACGGTTGATGATAAGGCTTTGGTAGCGTTGTATCCCCCTCATATTGAGGAATCTTTGGAGGAGTTTCCACATCCCTGGTGGATCTTGCACGTGGATGGGGcggttaacaatggaggagcaaGCGCGGGCATAGTACTCGTGTCACCGGAAGGGCATCATCTGATGAATGCAATTCACTTCAAATTTTATGCGACGAATAATGATGCGGAATATGAGGCATTGATTAATGGCCTGAAGATTGCTTTGGAAATGGGAGTGCGGAACCTAATTACAAAGAGCGACTCGGAGTTGGTGGTAAACCAGGTGAATGGGGGGTTTCAAGCTCGAGGACCGCGGATGGAATTATACTTGAGGTGCACGCAGTGCCTAATTGGAAAGTTCAAAGAGGTTAGGATGGAATGTGTACCGCGGGAAAAGAACAAAAATGCGGATGCCCTAGCAAAAATGGGATCCCATCAGGAGGCTGTGTTGTTGGGATCTATACCCTTTGAAATCCAGGAAATTCCTAGTATCCCAGAGGTAGAGGCAATGCAAATAGAGGAGGCTCTTAAGGAAACATGGATGATGCCCATTCTTGGCTATATTCACAAGGGAGCACTTCCCGAAGATAGGTTCAAGGCTCGATGGCTCCGCTACAAGGATGTAAGGTATGTGGCGTATGATGAAGTTCTGTATAAGAGAGGCTTCAATCAACCGTTACTCAGATGTATcgatgaagaagaagaagaaggaaattacattTTAAGGGAGGTGCATGAAGGAATTTTCGGTAATCACTCGGGGGTAACTTGTTGGCAATGA